Sequence from the Nasonia vitripennis strain AsymCx chromosome 5, Nvit_psr_1.1, whole genome shotgun sequence genome:
acgagcagATTTGCATCGCAGAGAAAGTCCCTGTCTCAGCTTGATACTTTTCTGTCCAATGTATTTGTCTGGCAATTGCATAACGCTCTCGAGATGTTAATTCGTCTCGAATGCTGGGCACGAACAACAGCCGCACACACCCCCACATGCAAAAAATCGCGCACGCCATAACAAATGAgaaatatatgcatatatataatacatatacACATCAGAGCactgcagctgcagcagcattACGTCGTGGACACACGCGTGTGTCTATGTACTGTCGCACGTTAACCTTTCACCGTTATAAGCTTGCTAACCGTTCACTTGCATGACAGCTCAATTTGGTAATCCAGCGACAGTCACAAGGGTGCCTTCCGTCAAACGAAATCCGTCCTTTAAGTCTGCATCATCAGGTATCTAAACTGACATTTTTGCCTTTCGACTTGTTCCAGTTGTATATTATTCTTGCTCTTATGTAATGGTCACGCCATTGTTCgtgtcgattttttttaattttcgcttTTATAGGATATAAAGTTTGAAGATTTTCATTTGAAATGCGTCAGCTGTTCTTTCTTCGTAAAACGTTTATGACTTACAGAGGCGGCTAAAGAGTTCAATTTATGGATAGTAAATTCTGCGTATTTTTCACAAAAGGaatatatgtacaacaatgcACACACTGAACGATCCCTGTACGATTTCCTCAATGTTTACATGTTGACTTGCTTACACGCTTCCATACAATTTTTGCCATAAACAACCAAGGTGTGGAGAAAAGTTGCACTGCTTATTCAATGTAAAAAGCTGCGGTAGAACCATTACATAAGAGgcatttaaacaaaattaattgttaacTATCATCATATGTGATATTAAATCGATTTGATGAATCTCAACGCGTTGTTCAGGTATTGCATACTCTAAATGTCTGAATGGCTGCTAATtgctttttaataattcacAAAAATACTATTCATGAtaactgaagaaaaaaaatactcatCACTGGTAAGAAAACATTGCAAAGaattaattgtaaaattcgCAATAGGTCAAGCTGGTGCAGTGGACGAAGAAACCTTCCTCACGGCGTTCGAGGATGTGCCACCGGTGAAGCTATTCTCCAGCAAGGATCTCGAGGAGCAAATGAAGGCGATTAAGGACATTATAGGCGATGACAAGAAAGACTGGAAACAGAGAACGGATAGCGTATGTATATCTTGATTTCGTAATCGAAGGAAGAGTGGACGTACGAATGAACGTGGAATTTAAATGGCAGTTTATATGCCATCAATTATGTGGAAAAAACTATCTCTCGATGCACATGTTAAACCTTCTATAcagagttttattttttataataaatttcgaTGTTCATCTTGACACACATCCACGACGTTGGTTTTCCAATTGGAATCACGCTTATTTGCATACCATAACGTTAAAGCTGAATCACAAGCAAGACGGAAGATTCATGACAcgtgtatttttctttctctccacAGATGAAAAAACTGCGAGGGATAATAATAGCCGGCGGAATGAACTACGACATATTCCCGGTCTGTCTGAAGGATCTTCAGCGGCCGTTCGAGACGGCCTGCGCGGATCTGCGCTCGCAGGTGGTTCGCGAGGTCTGCATCACCCTCGCCTATCTGAGTCTCCAGCTCAAGAACAAGTTCGCCAGTTTCGGCGAGACCGTTTTGCCGACGTTAATGAACCTCATCCAAAACAGTGCCAAGGTGAGAGCACCGATCCATCTTTGGCAAATTAAAATCTCTCACGGCTGGCGTTCTGCCCGGCTTCGCTAATAAGTCTCCGAGATACTCATcattgttctttttttctgctaTTTCTTTCTTCGAAAAGGTCGTGGCGACGGCTGGTGCAGTGGCGGTGCGTTTTATACTGCAGAACACCCACAGCAGCCGCTACGTGCCAATCATCGTGGCGTCACTGAACAACAAGAGTAAAGACATACGCCGTGCGACCTGCGAGTATCTGCACTTGATTCTGCAGTCCTGGCAGACGGCAATTCTGCAGAAGCACGTGAACATTCTTCAGGACGCGATAAAGAAGGGGATGGCCGACTCAGATTCCGAGGCTAGAGCTTTCGCCAGAAAGTAAGCTGTCTTGAGATGTGACGTGTGAGCTGATGCGGAGGACACGACTAAAATGATCCTATATCGATTTTCAGATCTTACTGGGCATTCAAAGAGCACTTCCCGGAAAATGCCGAAGCCCTGCTCAACAGTCTCGACGCGACGTACAAACGTGCCCTGATGTCACTGAGCAACAGCGGCAGCATAAACAGCCTGAACGCGGTGTCGAAAACGAATACTAGTCCACGCGCGCCTAGACCTGCCATGAGTGCCACAGGTTAGTATCGTCAACGATATTCGCGGAAATTGGTCAAAGCTGCATTATTCATCTTCATCATCGTCATTGTGATCGTTGCGGGAATATGCGGGTTGTTGAATGTTAAGTGACGTAAAGTCGAGCGCGCTGTCGCAGGTTTCGATAGCAATAAGAAAAGTTGACGAGTCAACGGACGGTAAATGTTTGACTTTCTTTTCCATGCTGCTTTATGTGACTTGACATTGCATTACGCGTACGAAGGTAGCACGGAAAACTTGCATCATACTCAGGGCCAACCTCATGGCCCGCTCAGACGCACTCCGTCCTTGCCACGATCTTATCGTCAATCTGGGATTCCGATTCTTCAAAGACCTACTGACAATCACTGTAATTCTTATAATTGTTTAGAAGTTTTCCcattatttgatttttattttcaaatgcCATACATATGTCAGTTCCCAACAGTCGAAAGTATATAACGCTGATACTTGCACGTTTTATAGTTTACTAGATTCTCAGACAATGAAATCTCCTTGTAATACGCACAGTTTCATAATGATATATGTtgtgatttatttttgttcagACAGCACACCCTTATACGTGATCTATAAtatgtaatttaatttagcgtTTATCAACATCCAACTACTTTTCATCCACATCGTAAAATACTATTAACATACATTACGTTGATCGTCGTAACTATATACGAAactacttttattattatgtattattttcgATTTAATGATCGTTGAGTCCATGTAATTTTAGCCTTCGTACATATTTttagtaatattatatattttgctCGTATTAATTTCGTACACTAACATATTGTAAACTTTGAAGTTGATGTATGTTAGCATCGTAGTCGAGAAATTTCAATCAATtctatatgattttattttaaggTCGCGTATCCCCTGGAGTAAGATCAACAAGTGCCATAGATCTCCAAGCTGCTCAAAGAGCCAAAGCTAGAATGAAGTATGCGTACATGAATCGACAGAAGGCTACACTTCGTatgtattttttgtattttttatctgTACAAGCTACTAACAATGCTAACCtactatttaaaatttgttcaatGCTGCAAAGATAATGATCATGGTGGTCAACCAAGCAGACAAGGTATTGCTACGTTGATTGCTCTGAGTTATTTTCGATGTTGTGTAATTCATTGTTAAAATAGgatattttataatgttttaactttttatttaacaGCTCGGCCGAATAAATCGCCAGAATCCAGTTCTATGGCCAGTCCCGAAAGAATTGCACGAACAAGAACTCGCGTTTCTGGAGTTTCGCAATCTCAACGTAAGTCTCTTAATTATTTGtcagattttttatttgatgctCGTTAACGTGAATTATGCTATTTTAATAATGTCAAAcgttaattttcaatttacagCTAGCAGTAGATCTGGTTCACCTTCGTCCAGGTTGAGCTATGCAACGTACAATAGGGATGGTGAATCTCTGGTTCCAAGACCTAAAATATTGGATCATGGAATGCGAAGCTCGGGAAATAGTCGGGAACCTAGTCCGCAACGATTTGGGTATGACAGAAACAGTTTTGGAAGTAAAGTCaggtatgtatatattttctttGTAGAAAACCTTTGTTAGAAAAacaacattaattttttgcaattcCATTACAGGAGTAGGAATTTACACATGTCACCGACGGATAGGCCACCTTCTCGACCTGTTATGGCGCAAAAAATGCTCCAGCAATCGCGCGAAGCTGAATCTGCATTAGCTGATGCTCTTACGTTCGACAGTATTGACAGTTATACCAGAACACCTAAAGGTAAAGGAGATCATAGTGATGACAGTGAAACCAGCAGCATTTGTTCAGAACGCAGTCACGACAGCTTTCGTAGACCGAGCGAtgtaagtattttttatataattttttaatgataaaaatcAATCACTCAGATCACACAAAAATTTAGTTATAGTTTAATCACAAATGACATTCTTTAAAAAACATGGACgaaaatcttatttttgaGTTTGTTTCTACAACAATATAATTATCCTTGATTTTCTCTCTTGATTGACTATAActtaataaaatacttatctgaaTAATTTGCATATGTCAATTATACATCAATTTTGCATAAAATGTACCTCAAAGTCaattaataatatactttAATCTTTCTAAAATCCTAAAGTTAAAGTTTTAAATTTCACAATCAATTGTGTCTTTATTTACAAAGTTTACTAAAAATGTAGCTAACATATGTTTGGTTCCTTTTTGATTTTGTTGCTGCCTGTTTATTTCATTTGGACTAATTGGACATGCCTGAAACACTTTATGAAACACCGTGTTTGATCTTGTTGAACCTGTTAGTCATTTTCGTGGAGTGGCTCCCAGCAAAGATTGTATCGAGATGTATGGGATCAATCAATCCCAAAGGTTTGTTTGTTTTATGCATAATCCATAACCTTTATTGATTGATAAATGTTCCTTCTggttttatttgaatatacaTACTTATGGTTTTCCATTCTTCTAAATCATTTAATACATGTACATATTCTCTCtacttttaaataaatttaactgTCATTAAATCTTTCATAGCATGCAAATTACAAACTTgtataatgtactattatttaaTTGTGTGAATCCAAATTCTTTCAAGAAAATGCAAGTTAACACTATTTCTATTGATACCTAATTTGTTCCACTTTGATGAACCTTATTATACACTGTCTACGCGCTATGTAATGATTGTGAAAAAACTTTGATCATAATTATACACATACGTATGAAACATAAACTAATAATATTTTGCTTATGCAGGATATTAAAGAGATTATCGATAATTGTGGACACAAACACTGGGCTGATCGGAAAGAGGGTTTGCTAGGCCTGCAGCATTATCTTGCCAGTGGATTCACGTTAAGTGCCACAGAGCTACGTAAAATAACtgatatttttgcaaaaatgttCATGGATTCGCATACAAAAGTCTTTAGTTTGTTCCTCGATACTTtgaatgatttgattcaaacTCACTGTGAAGATCTTGGTGATTGGCTCTATGTGTTGTGTACTCGACTTCTTAACAAACTGGGAACGGATTTACTTGGATCAATTCAGACGAAAATTCACAAAACGTTGGAAGGTGTTAGGGAATGCTTTACAGGCGAGCAGTTATTACCATGTGTAATGCGATTCTTAACGAATCCCACTCAAACGCCAAATTCCCGCGTTAAAGTAGCAACTTTGACATTTATAACTCAAATTGCTGAGACTGCTGAACCGTCCGCTTTGAATAGTTCTGCGGGTCCAGGGCTCGCTAGACTGTTAGACTGGACAAACGATGTCAAAAGTCAAGATGTCAGGAGACATGCCCAAAATGCTGTGATCGCCCTTTATAATTTGAATCCATCACAGTTTACAATGATACTTTCAGAACTGCCAAAGTATTATCAGGTACAGAGCTATTtcgattataatttttttttgttaaatacaTTTGAATCTTAAGTGTATTGACGAATATTTCGACGTTTTAGGAAGCTGCACTCCCACTCATTCAAAGTCACTTGAAAAGATCTTCGGCTACGAGTACACCAGCTTCTCCTGGAACACCTCCGCCCAGAGTTCCCAACTCACCAGCGCGTACTAAAGTAAGAGTAGAAAATGAAGGCGCGGATGATAGCTTGAATCCTGAAGAAGTTTACAAGTAAGATAATCAAGCTTTTTTAAGTTATAAACAATACACGTTATCCACGCATGACATTTATCAAATTTAATGATGTTTAGATCTTTACGTCGTACAACGgcggaaattcaaaattatggGTTTGAGCGCCTAGAAAGAGCAACTACCAGCAAAGACAGTGGTATTAGTAATATGGCTGACGTAGAAGAAAGACTGGAGGGTCTTACTCTATCTAACTCGGTACGTTGCGTTTCTTAATTATAGCTAGATTTAATCTGTTTACTTTTATGTTAATTTAATCGCATGTCGTAAAAATAGGGACGTTCTTCTTCGGTTTCATCGCCTACACAACGCGGCAAGACCGTTACCAACGTGGCAGTAAACGGTTCAAATGACACTATCGCCGGTGACCTTATACTACCTCAGGAGAATAATGGATATAAAACTCATGGCTCCTCGCCGGATTCAATAAGAGGGCCAGAAGTTCTTGATAACACATTGAAGATACTACAAGCGGAAGAATCGCAAATTACGGAAAAAGTGGCTGCGTTACAAGAATTCCAACAATACGTTCGTGAAGGAGATGCTCTTTATATAAAGCAGCATTTTAAGTAAgttcttgtttttttaaattttataataattttttttcctttaaaTATATCGGTACTTATTGGTAATACTTGATCCCTTTGCAGAAGACTGTTAAAAACGTTAATTGGAAGTTTGGCCAGCGATAATAAAGAGATGCAGATTGAAGTGCTCCAGTCCCTCATAGACATGCTAAAGTGCCCTGAATTAGCAGAAAGCTTCTCTAATTACGCAGAGCTCTTAGTTCTGAAAGTAATAAGAGCTCACAAATATGACGATCAAAAGTCTGATgcgagtagcagcagcagtaacAGCGCTAGAACCACGGTAAAATATCCTGAGGTATATTAGGTGTTGTTTCTTTGTGTTGCGCTTTTATTTTGATTCATCTATTTTCATCATTTCGGAAAAAGTAGGTCTCAATTTTGAAGAATTTACAAATTTCGATGTTCAATATTTGTGTTCAACAACCAAGAAACGATATCTTTCTACTCTTAGTGATAGTGATTTTGGAAGCACGATGCAACTttaacatttaatttttccttgattttatttttttgcatgGATTATTCTCAGCAACTTACATTTATACCTTATTTTTACCTTAAGTGCATGTGCATAATATAAGTTATaaacatattttaattataaaatgctTGGATTGCTTTAAAAAACAGCATTGCGTAAAAATCATAGTAGTGGACACCATCAATTGTCTGATAGTGGTATGTTTTAAACTAATAAGCTGTTCTTCGATAATTATAATAGGTGCTCAGAATGGCGGAGAAGTGCGCAGCTACTGTAGCCGTAATTTTGCCACCCGAACAAACGATACAATTCGCTTCATCTATGATGACCACAGAGCCATTCCCACAAAACATGGGTGCAATTAAAATGCTTCACAAAGTAGTGGAACACTATGGCCGGGAGGCGATAGAACCACATCTTTCAAAAGTTATGCCAGGTCTTATAAAGGTAAGAGTCAACAGTAAGATTTTGGAGACATTTAAATACTTAAAAGAGTCAATATATAATAGCAGTTTCATATAAGCTAACCATGCACAAGTATGCTAAGTCTGATATAAGCTCATCGAATTTCAGGCCTATGATGATGCCGAATCGACGGTGCGCAAGAGCGCGGTATTCTGCATGGTGGCAATACATGCGGCTGTCGGCGAAGAGGCACTGAAGCCTCATCTGAGCTCCCTGTATGGCAGTAAGCTCAAACTGCTCAACATCTACATTCAACGAGCACAGCAAGCCACGAGCCAGCCGGCGAGTCCTCGTAGTAACAGCAACAAAAACTAACCGGCGACGGCTGCCAGCGCCGGTGGCAGCAGCATCACCACCGCCGCGACACTCAGGATTGCAATTATGAAGAGATTCGCTCGCCTCACAGCGAGGCATGAGCGATTGCTCTTTCAATTTCTCAGCAAGTCCGAGCCCTGATCCCAAGGCGCGACACTGAATTTTCTTTATACCAAGTACAAAAGATGATGGACTGTCAATACGTTGTACTAGGCTCTGCTGGCGACGCCGAGGGCAGGGATGTGGCgcagaaggaggaggaggacgaaaGTTTAGAGAACGTTTTTAAGCCTACTCTCTGCGATGATTATTCTCTCGTGATCGGATTTGCTTAATATTCGTTTATCTCTTGAACGACTGTGTATATACTTTGATGGACGTTTTCGTGTAAAACACCGTTATAAGCGCACTTGCTTCGGCTCTTTAACGCTGGTCGATCGGTGCTTTTTAGTGTATAGCACTGTGAGCAATaacagagaaaaataaacttgTGGCACTGCAGATATGCCGATGACGTAACGAGACAGGTACAATTTCtttataaacaaaagaaatatttaaaaaaaaaatataataaacgttTAAAACGAGGAATGCTacttaatatttttctgaaaaatcttaataataattgacaaaaaagcagattatatAGAGCTATCCAAATGTAAATTTTAACAAGCGTATTCTTGAAAATTGACGTCAAGCGAGCTTGATGCATCAGTTGGCGAAAGGTATCGATCGATCAAAGTTATTCGTTAACAGTGCATTATTGTCTAGGGCTTTTCCTGCCCACAGTGCATGCGAGACTTAcactcatacacacacacacacacacacacacacatttacACATTTAATTATACAGTGAACATTGACTTCCAGCTGGAGAGATTCTGGCTCAATACGCTGCATTGATATCCCtcccctattttttatttctttatttacagATTGTAAGTTCAGAATGACAGTGAATTGCTACACTCggtaattttataattaccCAACGTGTGTAGGAGCGCTTGATGTTTTGAAGAAAGAAACAGGCAATGTGAGCATGCATAATTATGTAGATTTTTATGTGCTAGTCAAGAATCCTGAAGGACGCACAAGACACAAGAGACACAAAGAACGAATCAGAGCTTTTGTTTTCTTGAAGAGATCGGGTACGGGGCAAAGGGGGAAATACGCAATAAAAAATTGCGGGACAAACGGTAGAATGAGTGAGATTTTGCATAAAAGTAATGACTAGTTCGTTTTAGTGACTCGTCTAATTGCCAATTCTACACAAATTGATACTGAATCAAATTTTATCCGTAATTTTCATTGAAGCTATTCCTTCGTGCCATTGCCTTCTTTCTTGTCTGCATAAAAACGGCTACGAGTGACGTTAATCCATTTTTACATAGTTTGTAGTTTAAGGGGCTTTACAGTATTGTCATTTTCAGtagtattttttgtatgcaaattttaaaagaaaataaatttacatttaAGTTCGTTTTGCACACACATTTTAAATATGTGAATTTCGTCTGACgagaaagtgaaaattataaatcctTCACGTGTTAAACATGTAAGTGCCAAAAATGTCGGACTTGCAAAAATGTAAACAGTcaagcaaaaataattttgaaattttcacgCCAAAAGTTTACCAAGTGCGTCTTTTAAAATCTGTCTGTCAATCACTTCTGTACAACGACAAACAAATCATTTAGTTGATTTTGTTAAGTTAAATTTAAGTTTTAAACTTTTACTCGagaaattttcataaaacatAGACTTTTTACGATTTTCACGTTTTTTGAAACCAGTGCCCCGATTTCCAAGTCCCGATTCTAGTTTCTTCATGGCGGCTCGAAAGTAGTCTCAGCGTGTACCAaccgtgtatatatatacagattATTATAAGTAATTGTAGGACTTACACTAATATAGTATTAACATTCTAATAATTCTTTTTACCGCAATAAGGCGGCTGTCTTGGATAAGTGCATTAAGAGCCGTCACATTTTGCAATGCAATCGTTTATGAATGCTTGTTTTGTTAAGTTTTTGAGCACTATTATTGGTATGATATATTATTAACCTTAACCCTTAGACGGCGAAGCtcaaaaatacgaaaaataatCATAAGAATACAGAACTGTCGAATTACTGTGAGATACATCTGTTTTGTCTTTTTCCCTAATATAGtgttttatgtatatttaatcTTGAAAGAtcgttttatttaattttgagtTTCCGTTGACCTATGTTGAATGTAAATCTTTTCACTGGATTTCACTACATGAAATAAAGGCTTATATCCTGGAGTTTTAatgtgcaaaatataaataatatctgttaacaataaaaataaaaatattaatgatcAATTTCTAAACGatcatattataaatataaataaaatattttgatagtGTATTTGTGTCACTCATCACGATATATTATATAGggttttatattttgaaaattaaaatttatgtaCGCAGGATAAATAATCGTTAAGTGAgataaattattactatttatttacttatgtAAATATACGTCATAAAAGAAACATCAACGGGATAACGCATCATTACGTATCACAGCAATTCGACAACGTTGCTTAAGGGTTGATGTGCGttatgtaaaaaatgataCGATTAAAGCTTATATCGGTATGCGCGTACCTATTTTGTATTGTAGGCGCTCAACTTTACTGATACTTCAAGCAACCTAtttctaataataatattaactaTTGCGATAATAGTAACAAAACGTGTTCACAAAATTAATTTGCTTTTTCAGAGTTACCAATTCCCTAGATCCTTGCTTGTTTTGATACAGTTTTCGAATTATTTACTGATTTGTGCTTCGTAAAAGCTGCGCGCCGAAATATATTGTCATGTCCTTATGGAAAATTATTGTCCACTAAATATCTAACATCAAAGGCTTTCAAATATGAATAAGAGTGTTTGTCTTTtgatgttgaaaatacatttcttttattaatatctaaacgTCATTATTCAgatattttaatcaaaatgtttaaaacaaaaagaaaaaggttAGTATTGTTATTCTACGCGATTTGTTACATATAGTGCTAATACTTATatcaattcaaatttaattcTCATTGAAGAGTATGtagcaaaaattatattttcttgcgataagaaagaaaattatttttcgaaattaaGTATGGTAAGTATTAGTAATATATGCTACTCGCTGTAACAGTTTTCTGGAATTGAGTCTAAAAAGtttctaaaattttgttatgaaagataaaagttaaataattttatataaggACAAGTGAAATCGAGTTTTAAGAAATCTGCAACTGTAGCGATTTTTATTGATGTCTtcgtaaaaatttgttaaattgttTTGACGCgtgcttatatatatatatatctacctAAGTAATAACGCAATTCGTGTTATCTAAAGAATTTTAACGGTCACATAGtgacaaaatttaataataattaaaaggtTTCACGGTGATAAGAGCGATGAAACTTTGACTGCCTCCTTTCTTCTTCGTGTAAAGCAGGAGAAATTAAAGTAAAGGGAATTAAGCGCCACTAAAACGAGCAACGttcttttaaacaaacatGAAAATAACAAAAGTGAATGTAATAAAACTTTATAAAAGGGGAGGATAAAGTGAGAAAGTGTGTGATGGGAAACGAAAGACAAAAAAAGAGTAAGAGATCTGCAGAATTTTTTCACGCTAAATGGTTTAATACGAAGGAGCGCATCGGCTACTACGACGATGAATAATGTATAACCGTATTGTTATTGTAATTGCCAacttgaaataataaattaaagtaCTGCGACAAATCTGTGATTGACGGTTCAGTCACCTTTTTCTCCATATAATACTTATACGTCACTATTTTTTGTCcgatttttagttttattatacggtaatttttaatttatataacaCAACAGTAGGGACTTCTTTGATCCCATGCAGAAActcgtatttttattcgttttatttatttaaccattttACTCTGGATCTAAAATATAAAGTTCGATCACTCATTTCTCTTAATCAGTATTTATTCATCAAATAATCAaagtattatgaaaaaaaaacaacatttaaattttctaagtATATAATATCTACGATATATCAACGAAAGaattttggaatttttaattttattttcatatataaCTATATTGTACGTTATATCAACATGTCTTACATAATCATAATAACATTAAAAGGTTGCACTGTTGTCGAGATTCGTATCAATGCTTATCATGTGCCAATAGACATACAGTTTGCTATTCTAAACGTTGAAGATGTAGCCTACTAATACCACTATTTGAAATAAGGAGCCTTGTTGtgtaattttctaaaatataGCACTTGGAACGAACAGCAATTTACTGCTATGAATGCCTAGACATTTTATAcatgattattttatatttcatcGTCTTAATATgtcttaaaaattaattttacacaTTAAATACACAtcagtattaaaaaattatgatcgTAAAATACGATAAGTAGTATGCGTATAAGCGTTTAaatgaattataaaaaatacgcttTGTATCATCGCACCATTCAGGTAAACGTACAAAAATGTTGGTtctctattaaaaaaaatatcgtaacTCGGTTTCAAACGTAACGAAATTACGCTCAAATATCACCAGGAACAATCAAATCACATCGCACGATAACAACAGTCCTCGAGTTTTTGCATCATCacagttcttttttttcataaaaacaaGTACCCTATACGCCTAAGTACAAGACGACTCGTCATTTCGCTCACAGGCTCCTTCTCTGCGTTCAACATAACATCGTTCCCATATACGTAAAGTTATAAAATGAAACGCGTAACTCATAATAAAATTGGCTAAtaacgtatataatatattatgaaGTAATATCTCGACAATGAATGACTCGACGAATCTCATCGGGATTTTTTACGAATCGCGCATTTGAGACCGTGAAAAAGGCGAGTAAAAAAAACGTTGAAGATATCGATAAAAAATACTATTACTCTATCATATTATCTATTAACTGATGATATAG
This genomic interval carries:
- the LOC100121012 gene encoding CLIP-associating protein 1 isoform X18, with protein sequence MTDSDVIVANGHRCSHRGLVKYPSIDKKLWDASSSWILQWDNIVKHPGARARGCHCDIHKPPWLYPDLVGKDLDEPDRAIKSAPVKRTPSLLQKKSQFGPAKAPPVPQGQAGAVDEETFLTAFEDVPPVKLFSSKDLEEQMKAIKDIIGDDKKDWKQRTDSMKKLRGIIIAGGMNYDIFPVCLKDLQRPFETACADLRSQVVREVCITLAYLSLQLKNKFASFGETVLPTLMNLIQNSAKVVATAGAVAVRFILQNTHSSRYVPIIVASLNNKSKDIRRATCEYLHLILQSWQTAILQKHVNILQDAIKKGMADSDSEARAFARKSYWAFKEHFPENAEALLNSLDATYKRALMSLSNSGSINSLNAVSKTNTSPRAPRPAMSATGSTENLHHTQGQPHGPLRRTPSLPRSYRQSGIPILQRPTDNHCRVSPGVRSTSAIDLQAAQRAKARMKYAYMNRQKATLPRPNKSPESSSMASPERIARTRTRVSGVSQSQPSSRSGSPSSRLSYATYNRDGESLVPRPKILDHGMRSSGNSREPSPQRFGYDRNSFGSKVRSRNLHMSPTDRPPSRPVMAQKMLQQSREAESALADALTFDSIDSYTRTPKGKGDHSDDSETSSICSERSHDSFRRPSDDIKEIIDNCGHKHWADRKEGLLGLQHYLASGFTLSATELRKITDIFAKMFMDSHTKVFSLFLDTLNDLIQTHCEDLGDWLYVLCTRLLNKLGTDLLGSIQTKIHKTLEGVRECFTGEQLLPCVMRFLTNPTQTPNSRVKVATLTFITQIAETAEPSALNSSAGPGLARLLDWTNDVKSQDVRRHAQNAVIALYNLNPSQFTMILSELPKYYQEAALPLIQSHLKRSSATSTPASPGTPPPRVPNSPARTKVRVENEGADDSLNPEEVYKSLRRTTAEIQNYGFERLERATTSKDSGISNMADVEERLEGLTLSNSGRSSSVSSPTQRGKTVTNVAVNGSNDTIAGDLILPQENNGYKTHGSSPDSIRGPEVLDNTLKILQAEESQITEKVAALQEFQQYVREGDALYIKQHFKRLLKTLIGSLASDNKEMQIEVLQSLIDMLKCPELAESFSNYAELLVLKVIRAHKYDDQKSDASSSSSNSARTTVLRMAEKCAATVAVILPPEQTIQFASSMMTTEPFPQNMGAIKMLHKVVEHYGREAIEPHLSKVMPGLIKAYDDAESTVRKSAVFCMVAIHAAVGEEALKPHLSSLYGSKLKLLNIYIQRAQQATSQPASPRSNSNKN
- the LOC100121012 gene encoding CLIP-associating protein 1-A isoform X4, which translates into the protein MAVNPRDMDGFMSLLSTTDIKKKLQVGLLLLNYLADPFKSIECQDIGLFIDNLVPWLNSSNPKVVQNGLDALTYLADRMGHDFRPYISTIIQPTIDRLGDNKDTTREKAQLLLLKIMEKGSMSPQNLLDKLQPAFSHKNAKLREEALILLTTTLHEHGADEMALSGVTPVIVKLLSDPTEKVRETAMNTLTDIYRHVGDRLRVDLQKKLNVPQAKLAQLLEKFDQLRAAGDMLPQARSADVGKDLDEPDRAIKSAPVKRTPSLLQKKSQFGPAKAPPVPQAQFGNPATVTRVPSVKRNPSFKSASSGQAGAVDEETFLTAFEDVPPVKLFSSKDLEEQMKAIKDIIGDDKKDWKQRTDSMKKLRGIIIAGGMNYDIFPVCLKDLQRPFETACADLRSQVVREVCITLAYLSLQLKNKFASFGETVLPTLMNLIQNSAKVVATAGAVAVRFILQNTHSSRYVPIIVASLNNKSKDIRRATCEYLHLILQSWQTAILQKHVNILQDAIKKGMADSDSEARAFARKSYWAFKEHFPENAEALLNSLDATYKRALMSLSNSGSINSLNAVSKTNTSPRAPRPAMSATGSTENLHHTQGQPHGPLRRTPSLPRSYRQSGIPILQRPTDNHCRVSPGVRSTSAIDLQAAQRAKARMKYAYMNRQKATLPRPNKSPESSSMASPERIARTRTRVSGVSQSQPSSRSGSPSSRLSYATYNRDGESLVPRPKILDHGMRSSGNSREPSPQRFGYDRNSFGSKVRSRNLHMSPTDRPPSRPVMAQKMLQQSREAESALADALTFDSIDSYTRTPKGKGDHSDDSETSSICSERSHDSFRRPSDSFSWSGSQQRLYRDVWDQSIPKDIKEIIDNCGHKHWADRKEGLLGLQHYLASGFTLSATELRKITDIFAKMFMDSHTKVFSLFLDTLNDLIQTHCEDLGDWLYVLCTRLLNKLGTDLLGSIQTKIHKTLEGVRECFTGEQLLPCVMRFLTNPTQTPNSRVKVATLTFITQIAETAEPSALNSSAGPGLARLLDWTNDVKSQDVRRHAQNAVIALYNLNPSQFTMILSELPKYYQEAALPLIQSHLKRSSATSTPASPGTPPPRVPNSPARTKVRVENEGADDSLNPEEVYKSLRRTTAEIQNYGFERLERATTSKDSGISNMADVEERLEGLTLSNSGRSSSVSSPTQRGKTVTNVAVNGSNDTIAGDLILPQENNGYKTHGSSPDSIRGPEVLDNTLKILQAEESQITEKVAALQEFQQYVREGDALYIKQHFKRLLKTLIGSLASDNKEMQIEVLQSLIDMLKCPELAESFSNYAELLVLKVIRAHKYDDQKSDASSSSSNSARTTVLRMAEKCAATVAVILPPEQTIQFASSMMTTEPFPQNMGAIKMLHKVVEHYGREAIEPHLSKVMPGLIKAYDDAESTVRKSAVFCMVAIHAAVGEEALKPHLSSLYGSKLKLLNIYIQRAQQATSQPASPRSNSNKN